The sequence below is a genomic window from Campylobacter ornithocola.
AATGGCTTTTTGGATAAACTCTTGTATATTTTGGATAAAACAAGATTTTTTAAAAGGTATGATTGTTGATATATCTTTATAAAACATAAAATTTTGTTGCAAAAACAATTCTTTTGCCTTATTAAAATCAAAATCTTTTGTATAAAATATAAATAATTGTTGATTATTTAAAAATGAAGATATATCGTTGTTTTTTAAAAATGCATAAAGTTGATTTAAATCATCTTCAAAAATCACTAAATGTTTTAAATTTTGATTTTTAAAAGCTTCATATATATATATACCTATACCATAAACAAATAAAACAGGATGATTTTTATAGTAAGTCTTTAGAGAATTGATGAAATTTTTATCTTGCATTTGAACGGCTTTTGTAGGGTTTAATTGCAAAAGTTTAATTTTTAAATTTTCATCTAAGGCATTTAAATTTTTTATAAAAATATTCATTTTTGTTCTTTTTGTAGAATTTCAAGTAAAATATCAAGATATTTAATGAGTTGTTCTATCCATAACTCATGCTTTAAAAGCCAAGTTATCATACGAATTTTTTTATCTTCTTGAGTATGAGCGCTCATAAGCGAAATTTTGGCTAGTTCTAATTCTATATTTTTTAAAGCAGGGTTTAATACTTCCCCTAATTCTAACATTTTCTCTATGTCGGCTTTGAGCAAATGTAAGCTATCGTTGGTGTTTAAAATTTTTTTAAAATCTAACTCATGGATATTATTAGAATGACTAGTATAGTTTAAAGTATCTTTTAGTTCTTCTTTGAGATTTTTACCGTTAATAAGAATTTGAGAGATTTTTTGTATCTTATAATCTAATCTTTTGCTAATCTCATCTTTTTTATCTTTAAATTCTTTTTCATTTAGACCTTGCAATTTCCCAAACAAAACCTTATCTTCCCTCAACAACTCTTCACAAAGCTCTTTAAAAGGTTTTTCTATACTTCCTTCTATTCTAGCTCCACCTTCAGTGGCATTGTAAGTTTTTATATCTAGTGGATTCATTAAGGCTATATCTTTTTCAAATGTTTCTTTAAATATTTTCCACCATCTATTTGTTTCTACTTCTTTATTACCACCATAAGCTGTTACAAATAGACCTTGTTTTCTACTTCCTTCAAAGTCTTCTTTAAAATAATGATAATCTTTAGGATGAGAATTCCCATCTTCACCATAAGCTAAATCTTGTCCTATTAAGATAATATTTTTATGACCTAATTTTACAGCTAATTCATAAGCCATATTAGCCACACTCATACCTGAGCCTAAATAACCATAATCATTCATATTTAAACTTTGTGCAAAAGGTAATGGTCTATGTACTAGCATAAAATTTCTACCATTTTTCTTTAAGTATTCTATGGTTTTTGGAAAAACCATACTAACTAAAACAAACAATATATCTTTATCAAAATCACCAAAATCATTATTAAAAAATTCAGAAGTTCTTTCTATTCTTTCTAAAGACAACACATAATCAGGCTTAATATTATGCTTTGCTAATATAGGATAAGCACTATCAGCACATATAATACTAGCCTTACTAGCATATTCTTTTAATAAAGGTAATTGTTTAATCAAAGATGGACCAGTAGAAACTATAATAGCATTTTCTATTTTATCTTTTCTTTGTTTGAGTAAGTCTTTTAGGCTAGGGTTAGCTAATTGATAAGGTAGATTATGTAAAAGTTGGGTTATGCCTTGGAGGGAGTCTTTAGGGTCGTTGCCAAGTTCTGTGATAAGATTTAAACAAAGTTCTTGAGTATTTTTTTCAAAAACACAAACATCTTTATAGTTATTATAATAAGGAGAATGCGTAAATAATTTGATATTTTGTAAGTAATTTCTCACATGTAATTCTTTCCCTAAGAATATATTTAAATGCGTTTTATCAAAATTTTCCACCACATACAATCTTTTATCTTTTAATTCTTGGCTAAAATCTATTAGATGAAAAACTATATAAAGTATTTCAATATTAGGTTCAAAAACTATTATGCTTTTATGATTTTCATTTTTTAATAAAGCTTTGTATAATAAACCATTACCTAAACCATAAAAAAATAAAACAGGATATCTTTCATACTTAGAATAAATTTCATTGTATTTTTCATCAAAGAATTTTTCAGGATTATCATATAAATTTTGTTTTAACTCATGATCGTATATGTTTATATCAAAAGTATTTTCCCCTGCAAATACTTCAAAACGCTTATTTGTTTTTACATCTTCTATTTTATCAGCTAAGATGGTATTGTATTCTTCTAAAGCTCCTAGGTTTTTATTGAAGTTGGTTTCATAGGTGTTCATTGTTTTCCTCTATAAAGTCTTTTAAACTTTGTATCGATTTTTCCATAATTTTTGTTTGGGATTCTAAGGTTTCTATGACTAATTTAAGCCATTCTTCGTGCTTTATAAGCCAAATAATCATACGAATTTTTTTATCTTCTTGGCTATGAGCGCTCATAAGTGAAATTTTAGCTAGT
It includes:
- a CDS encoding motility associated factor glycosyltransferase family protein, whose product is MNTYETNFNKNLGALEEYNTILADKIEDVKTNKRFEVFAGENTFDINIYDHELKQNLYDNPEKFFDEKYNEIYSKYERYPVLFFYGLGNGLLYKALLKNENHKSIIVFEPNIEILYIVFHLIDFSQELKDKRLYVVENFDKTHLNIFLGKELHVRNYLQNIKLFTHSPYYNNYKDVCVFEKNTQELCLNLITELGNDPKDSLQGITQLLHNLPYQLANPSLKDLLKQRKDKIENAIIVSTGPSLIKQLPLLKEYASKASIICADSAYPILAKHNIKPDYVLSLERIERTSEFFNNDFGDFDKDILFVLVSMVFPKTIEYLKKNGRNFMLVHRPLPFAQSLNMNDYGYLGSGMSVANMAYELAVKLGHKNIILIGQDLAYGEDGNSHPKDYHYFKEDFEGSRKQGLFVTAYGGNKEVETNRWWKIFKETFEKDIALMNPLDIKTYNATEGGARIEGSIEKPFKELCEELLREDKVLFGKLQGLNEKEFKDKKDEISKRLDYKIQKISQILINGKNLKEELKDTLNYTSHSNNIHELDFKKILNTNDSLHLLKADIEKMLELGEVLNPALKNIELELAKISLMSAHTQEDKKIRMITWLLKHELWIEQLIKYLDILLEILQKEQK